The proteins below come from a single Cylindrospermopsis raciborskii Cr2010 genomic window:
- the psaI gene encoding photosystem I reaction center subunit VIII — MSGSLFPSILAYSSFLPSIFVPLTGLVLPAVAFASLFLYIESEDIG; from the coding sequence ATGTCAGGTTCATTATTTCCCTCTATTTTGGCTTATTCTTCATTTTTGCCTTCGATTTTCGTTCCTTTAACTGGTTTAGTTTTACCAGCAGTTGCCTTCGCTTCTTTGTTTTTATATATTGAAAGCGAAGATATTGGCTAG
- a CDS encoding LysR family transcriptional regulator, translating to MSDLPFTLDQLRILKAIAQEGSFKRAAESLYVSQPAVSLQVQNLERQLDVPLFDRGGRRAQLTEAGHLLLNYGEKILGLCQETCRAIEDLQNLQGGTLIVGASQTTGTYLLPRMIGMFRQKYPDVAVQLHVHSTRRTAWSVANGQVDLAIIGGEIPTELAEYLEVLPYAEDELALILPTFHPFTKLHTIQKEDLYKLQFIALDSQSTIRKVIDHVLIRCGLDTRRFKFEMELNSIEAIKNAVQSGLGAAFVSTSAIVKELQMGMLHRSTIEGVIVKRTLWLIFNPNRYRSKAAEAFSEEILPRFANPGWNASALKTSPPTTNLLDIDTDNDSLFA from the coding sequence ATGTCTGACCTTCCTTTTACTTTAGACCAGTTACGCATTCTCAAAGCCATTGCCCAAGAAGGGAGCTTTAAACGTGCTGCTGAGAGTCTTTATGTCTCTCAACCAGCTGTTAGCCTGCAAGTACAAAACCTGGAACGTCAGTTGGATGTTCCCCTATTTGACCGGGGTGGGAGACGGGCCCAACTGACTGAAGCTGGACATCTCCTCCTTAACTATGGTGAAAAAATCTTGGGTTTATGCCAAGAAACTTGCCGTGCAATTGAGGATTTACAAAACCTTCAAGGTGGTACCCTGATTGTGGGTGCTTCTCAAACTACGGGAACATACTTGCTACCACGTATGATTGGTATGTTTCGTCAAAAATACCCCGATGTGGCTGTACAACTTCATGTTCACTCAACCCGTCGTACAGCATGGAGCGTGGCTAATGGACAGGTTGATTTGGCAATTATTGGTGGTGAAATACCCACGGAACTGGCAGAATATTTGGAGGTTCTTCCATACGCTGAAGATGAGTTAGCTCTGATATTACCCACCTTCCACCCTTTTACAAAACTCCATACTATTCAAAAGGAAGACCTATATAAACTACAGTTTATTGCCCTCGATTCCCAATCTACTATCCGTAAAGTTATTGACCATGTGCTAATACGTTGTGGTCTTGATACTAGAAGATTTAAATTTGAAATGGAGCTAAATTCCATTGAAGCTATTAAAAATGCTGTTCAATCCGGTTTGGGCGCTGCTTTTGTTTCTACTTCAGCTATTGTTAAGGAGTTACAAATGGGCATGCTCCATCGCTCAACCATTGAGGGTGTAATTGTTAAACGCACACTGTGGTTGATTTTTAACCCCAATCGCTATCGTTCTAAGGCTGCAGAAGCTTTCAGTGAAGAAATTCTTCCTCGCTTTGCTAATCCTGGATGGAATGCAAGTGCCTTAAAAACCTCACCACCTACTACCAATCTGTTAGATATAGACACAGATAATGACAGTTTATTTGCATAA
- a CDS encoding NnrU family protein, protein MISNSWLTTSHFIMLGLQLIFAIAHSGGAALRPWAEKQVGPRLYRIAFALVSLPLAAVLISYFFNHRYDGWQLWQLQDMGGVKLTVWVLSAISFLFLYPATFNLLEIAAIQKPQVHLYETGIIRITRHPQMVGQVIWCIAHTLWIGTSFTLVTSLGLILHHLFGVWHGDHRLSQRYGEAFELVKQRTSVIPFQAILDGRQSLKWQEFIRPAYLGVAIFVGLFWWSHPLLILASNMVLW, encoded by the coding sequence ATGATCTCCAATTCTTGGTTGACCACCAGTCATTTTATCATGTTGGGTTTACAGTTGATTTTTGCGATCGCCCACAGTGGGGGTGCTGCTTTGCGTCCCTGGGCAGAAAAACAGGTTGGACCTAGATTGTATCGAATCGCATTTGCACTTGTTAGCTTACCCCTAGCAGCGGTTTTAATTAGCTACTTTTTTAATCATCGTTATGATGGTTGGCAACTATGGCAATTACAAGATATGGGGGGAGTAAAGTTAACCGTTTGGGTATTATCAGCGATTTCCTTTTTATTTTTATATCCTGCTACCTTCAATTTACTAGAAATTGCTGCCATTCAAAAACCTCAAGTTCACCTTTATGAAACAGGTATTATTCGGATTACTCGCCACCCACAAATGGTAGGACAAGTGATCTGGTGTATTGCTCACACCCTTTGGATTGGCACCAGCTTCACCTTGGTGACATCACTGGGTTTAATTTTACACCATTTATTTGGAGTTTGGCATGGAGATCACCGGTTGAGTCAAAGATATGGTGAAGCTTTTGAACTGGTCAAACAGCGCACTTCTGTTATTCCCTTTCAAGCAATTTTGGATGGTCGACAATCGCTAAAGTGGCAGGAATTTATTCGTCCTGCTTACTTGGGAGTGGCCATTTTTGTAGGTTTATTTTGGT